TCCTCGTCCTCGTCGAGCAGGCGATCGTGGACGGCCAGGCCGACGGCACGATCCGGCGCGGCAACCCGCGGGTGATCGCGCGAGCGCTGGTGCTGGCCGCCCACGGCTTCGTGCTCAGCGCGCACACGATGGTCGACGACGACGTCACCGAGACCGACCTCGAGACCGAGCTGCGCACCCTGGTCGAACGGGCACTGGCGCCATGAGCCCGCGCATCACGCCCGGTCTGGCCGGAGCGCCGACCGAGGTCGACGTCGTGGTCATCGGCCTGGGCGTCACCGGCGCCGGCTGCGCCCTCGACGCCGTGACCCGCGGCCTGACGACTCTCGCCGTCGATGCCCACGACCTCGCCTTCGGCACCAGCCGCTGGTCGTCGAAGCTGGTGCATGGCGGGCTGCGCTACCTCGCCAGGGGCCAGGTCGGCGTTGCACACGAGAGTGCCGTCGAGCGCGGCATCCTCATGGAGGTCACCGCACCGCACCTCACCCACGCCATGCCGATGCTCCTCCCCCTCAACTCGAGCGTCGGCGGGTTCCAGGGCGCCCTGACCCGGGCGGGTTTCGCCGCCGGCGACCTGCTGCGACGCAGCGCCCACACGTCCGCCGAGACCCTGCCCCACCCGCGCCGCATCTCCGCGACCGAAGCGCTCGCTCTGGCTCCCGACCTGCGCCACGCCGGCCTGCGCGGCGGACTGCTGTCATGGGACGGCCAGCTCGAGGACGACGCCCGGCTCGTCACCACGATCGCCCGCACAGCAGCGTCGTACGGCGCGCACGTGCGCACCCGCGCCCGCGTCCTGTCCGCCACTGGTCACCTGGTCGAGCTGCGCGACGAGCTCACCGGCGCCACCCACACCGTGACGGCACGGGCCGTCGTCAACGCGACCGGTGTGTGGGCCGACACCCTCGTCGACGAGGTCCGACTCCGGCCGAGCCGGGGCACCCACCTCGTGCTGCGCGCCGACACCCTGCCCGGCCTCCGGGTCGCGGTCACCGCGCCGGTGCCGGGCGAGACCAACCGCTTCGTGCTCGTGCTCCCCCAGCCCGACGGCACGATCTACGTCGGCCTCACCGACGAGCCCATCGAGGGCGACGTGCCCGATGTTCCCGAACCCACCGACGGCGAGATCGGCTTCCTCCTCGACGTCGTGGCGGCGGCGTTCTCGCGGCCACTGCGGCGCTGCGATGTGGTCGGCGCGTTCGCCGGGCTCCGGCCCCTGCTCGAGGTCGCCGGCCAGACCGAGACCGCCGACCTCTCCCGCACCCACGCCGTGCTGCGCTCGGCCAGCGGCGTCGTCACAGTGGTTGGCGGCAAGCTCACGACGTACCGCCGGATGGCCGAGGACGCCATCGACGCCATCGGTCTCGACGCCGGCCCATGCGTGACAGCGCGTACGCCTCTGCTCGGCGCCGCACCCCGCGCCGACCTGGCCGCGCTCGAGCTGCCGGCCAGGCTGGTCCGGCGGTTCGGCACCGATGCTGCGCTGGTGCTGGACAACGCCCGCGAGGTCACCGGGCTCGATGACCAGACGCTGCTCGCACCGGTAGCCGAGGGCGTGCCGGTCACATTGGCCGAGCTGGTCTTCGGCGTCACCCACGAGGGTGCTGCCGATGTCGGCGACCTGCTCGACCGGCGTACTCGGGTCGGGTTGATCGCCGAGGACCGGGCACTCGCCGTAGCCGCAGCCGAACGCGCCCTCGCGCTGACTCGTCCGCCCCACACCGTGCCCTGACCCGGCGTCAGGCGGACGACTCGGTCCGCACCACGTATCGTCCACGCATGCACATCCGGGGTCTGGTCGCCGACACCCGGCCGTTGAAGAACCCGCACTTCCGCCGGCTCTGGTCGGCCAACATCATCACCGTCATCGGCGCCCAGCTCACGGTCGTCGCGGTGCCCGCGCAGATCTATGCCGACACCGGCTCGTCGGCGTACGTCGGGCTCACGGGTGTCTTCGGCCTCGTGCCGCTCGTCGTCTTCGGCCTGTACGGCGGCGCGCTGGCCGATGTCTTCGACCGCCGCACGTTGCTGGTGGTCACGACGCTCGGCCTGATAGTCACGAGCGGGCTGTTCTGGCTGCAGGCGGCGCTGGGCATGGACAACGTGTGGGCGCTGCTCTGTCTGTTCTCGGTGCAGCAGGCGTTCTTCGCGGTGAATCA
This is a stretch of genomic DNA from Nocardioides sp. InS609-2. It encodes these proteins:
- a CDS encoding glycerol-3-phosphate dehydrogenase/oxidase, with product MSPRITPGLAGAPTEVDVVVIGLGVTGAGCALDAVTRGLTTLAVDAHDLAFGTSRWSSKLVHGGLRYLARGQVGVAHESAVERGILMEVTAPHLTHAMPMLLPLNSSVGGFQGALTRAGFAAGDLLRRSAHTSAETLPHPRRISATEALALAPDLRHAGLRGGLLSWDGQLEDDARLVTTIARTAASYGAHVRTRARVLSATGHLVELRDELTGATHTVTARAVVNATGVWADTLVDEVRLRPSRGTHLVLRADTLPGLRVAVTAPVPGETNRFVLVLPQPDGTIYVGLTDEPIEGDVPDVPEPTDGEIGFLLDVVAAAFSRPLRRCDVVGAFAGLRPLLEVAGQTETADLSRTHAVLRSASGVVTVVGGKLTTYRRMAEDAIDAIGLDAGPCVTARTPLLGAAPRADLAALELPARLVRRFGTDAALVLDNAREVTGLDDQTLLAPVAEGVPVTLAELVFGVTHEGAADVGDLLDRRTRVGLIAEDRALAVAAAERALALTRPPHTVP